A window of Marinitoga sp. 1197 contains these coding sequences:
- a CDS encoding hydrogenase subunit MbhD domain-containing protein yields the protein MSEIIESIFLISAVILTILMFFVKRYINAILIYAAFGTILSGIFFIFNAPDVAAVQMTIGSAFIIFVYIIAVKTRSKIKVGYIEIPYLFEKQGKKLKGFEKELLDIFSENSFFEIDYIPIEKEKINYYIYKDEFDIIVGGIIIENKKNGDFLYSKEYLPTKLFKYDGVIDKEFECVILNRTKKQKIIDYLRLKEYFRNNSYLKTEEFISTGYVLIFSKNNKALRDDFNRFLKTFLKSKEYETIIRRNIG from the coding sequence ATGAGTGAAATTATAGAAAGTATTTTCTTGATTTCTGCAGTAATATTAACAATTCTGATGTTTTTTGTAAAAAGATATATTAATGCTATTTTAATATATGCAGCTTTTGGAACAATATTATCAGGAATATTTTTTATTTTTAATGCACCAGATGTCGCAGCGGTTCAAATGACGATAGGATCGGCATTTATAATTTTTGTTTATATTATTGCTGTAAAAACAAGATCAAAAATAAAAGTTGGTTATATTGAAATACCGTATTTATTTGAAAAGCAGGGTAAAAAATTAAAAGGTTTTGAAAAAGAATTATTGGATATTTTTTCGGAAAACTCTTTTTTTGAAATTGATTATATACCAATAGAAAAGGAAAAGATTAATTATTATATTTATAAAGACGAATTTGATATTATTGTTGGGGGGATAATAATTGAAAATAAAAAAAATGGTGATTTTTTATATTCTAAAGAATATTTACCAACAAAATTATTTAAATATGATGGTGTAATAGATAAAGAGTTTGAATGTGTTATTTTAAATAGGACAAAGAAGCAGAAAATTATAGATTATTTACGTTTGAAAGAATATTTTAGAAACAATTCTTATTTGAAAACGGAAGAATTTATAAGTACAGGGTATGTGTTGATTTTTTCTAAAAATAATAAAGCTTTAAGAGATGATTTTAACAGATTTTTAAAAACCTTTTTGAAATCGAAAGAATATGAAACTATAATCCGGAGGAATATAGGATGA